The Streptomyces camelliae genome window below encodes:
- a CDS encoding carbohydrate ABC transporter permease, with amino-acid sequence MTATAGSISNAGPARTVQAKQSLGARVTDKLSGGLVRVFLVLVGLFWLVPTIGLLLASLRSPQDMSASGWWTVFTKPSQLTFDSYQKLLENSDITNSLWNTVLITVPATILVVVVGSLAGYAFAWMEFPGRDWWFLGVVSLLVVPVQVALIPIAELFGKIGLFGTIFGVILFHTGFGLPFAVFLLRNFFAEIPRELLEAARLDGAGELRLFARVVLPLGGPAIASLGIFQFLWVWNDMLVALVFTKSGTQPITVALQTQVRQFGNNVDVLAPGAFISMVIPLAVFFAFQRQFVSGVMAGAVK; translated from the coding sequence ATGACGGCGACCGCCGGGAGTATCTCGAATGCCGGTCCCGCCCGGACGGTGCAGGCGAAGCAGTCCCTCGGCGCACGCGTCACGGACAAGCTGAGCGGCGGCCTGGTCCGTGTCTTCCTCGTCCTCGTCGGTCTGTTCTGGCTGGTGCCGACCATCGGTCTGCTGCTGGCCTCGCTGCGCTCCCCGCAGGACATGAGCGCGAGCGGCTGGTGGACGGTGTTCACCAAGCCGTCCCAGCTGACCTTCGACAGCTATCAGAAGCTACTGGAGAACAGCGACATCACCAACTCCCTCTGGAACACCGTCCTGATCACGGTCCCGGCGACAATCCTGGTCGTCGTGGTCGGCTCGCTCGCGGGCTACGCGTTCGCGTGGATGGAGTTCCCGGGCCGGGACTGGTGGTTCCTGGGCGTGGTGAGTCTGCTGGTGGTGCCGGTGCAGGTGGCGCTGATCCCGATCGCCGAACTCTTCGGGAAGATCGGTCTGTTCGGGACCATCTTCGGGGTGATCCTCTTCCACACCGGCTTCGGGCTGCCGTTCGCGGTGTTCCTGCTGCGGAACTTCTTCGCGGAGATCCCCCGCGAGCTGCTGGAGGCGGCCCGGCTCGACGGCGCCGGTGAACTGCGGCTGTTCGCGCGGGTGGTGCTGCCGCTCGGCGGTCCGGCGATCGCGAGCCTCGGCATCTTCCAGTTCCTGTGGGTGTGGAACGACATGCTGGTGGCGCTGGTGTTCACCAAGTCGGGCACCCAGCCGATCACGGTCGCGCTGCAGACGCAGGTACGGCAGTTCGGCAACAACGTCGACGTGCTGGCGCCCGGCGCGTTCATCTCGATGGTGATCCCGCTGGCCGTGTTCTTCGCGTTCCAGCGGCAGTTCGTGTCCGGCGTGATGGCGGGCGCGGTCAAGTAG
- a CDS encoding ABC transporter substrate-binding protein, which produces MRIHSSSTIRPHRTVTTLAALLTGALALSACSSSDNKSGKDTTDSGTPASTPTSSTVSLPKLNGTTLEIAAVWTGQEQANFKQVLAEFEKRTGAKVTFVPAQDPIINFLGSKIAGGQPPDVAMLPQPGAIKQAVRQKWAKPLGPEALAELQKNYSQGWQDIGKVDGKQYGVYYKAANKSLIWYNAKVFENAGAKEPKTWKDLLTSAQAVYDSGVTPFSVPGADGWPLTDWFENVYLSQAGPEKYDQLTQHKIKWTDPSVRQALETLAQIWGKKDYLAGGQSGALQTEFPASVTQTFTGGDQPKAAMVYEGDFVQVNIGETKAKVGTDAKVFPFPAVGANAPVVSGGDAAVILKDSKAAQALVTFLASPDAATIQAKLGGYLSPNKSVPISAYPNEVQQKIAKALIASGDDFRFDMSDQAPQAFGGTPGKGEWKDLQDFLRNPSDVAGTQAKLERDAAAAYGSGS; this is translated from the coding sequence ATGCGCATTCACAGCAGCAGCACCATCCGGCCACACAGGACCGTCACCACACTCGCCGCCCTGCTCACGGGGGCCCTCGCGCTCTCCGCGTGCTCCAGCAGCGACAACAAGAGCGGCAAGGACACAACGGACAGCGGTACCCCCGCCAGTACCCCCACCAGTTCCACCGTCAGTCTGCCGAAACTGAACGGCACCACCCTGGAGATCGCCGCCGTCTGGACCGGCCAGGAGCAGGCGAACTTCAAGCAGGTGCTGGCCGAGTTCGAGAAGCGGACCGGCGCGAAGGTCACCTTCGTACCCGCCCAGGACCCGATCATCAACTTCCTCGGTTCGAAGATCGCGGGCGGCCAGCCGCCGGACGTGGCGATGCTGCCGCAGCCCGGTGCCATCAAGCAGGCGGTGCGGCAGAAGTGGGCCAAGCCGCTCGGCCCCGAGGCGCTGGCGGAGTTGCAGAAGAACTACTCGCAGGGCTGGCAGGACATCGGGAAGGTCGACGGCAAGCAGTACGGCGTCTACTACAAGGCCGCCAACAAGTCGCTGATCTGGTACAACGCCAAGGTCTTCGAGAACGCGGGCGCCAAGGAGCCGAAGACCTGGAAGGACCTGCTGACCAGCGCGCAGGCGGTGTACGACTCCGGTGTCACCCCGTTCTCGGTGCCGGGCGCGGACGGCTGGCCGCTGACGGACTGGTTCGAGAACGTGTATCTGTCCCAGGCCGGCCCGGAGAAGTACGACCAGCTCACGCAGCACAAGATCAAGTGGACGGATCCGTCGGTCAGGCAGGCCCTGGAGACGCTCGCGCAGATCTGGGGCAAGAAGGACTATCTCGCGGGCGGGCAGAGCGGCGCGCTGCAGACGGAGTTCCCGGCCTCGGTCACCCAGACCTTCACCGGCGGCGACCAGCCGAAGGCCGCGATGGTCTACGAGGGCGACTTCGTGCAGGTCAACATCGGTGAGACCAAGGCGAAGGTGGGCACGGACGCGAAGGTGTTCCCGTTCCCGGCCGTCGGCGCGAACGCGCCCGTGGTCTCCGGCGGCGACGCGGCCGTGATCCTCAAGGACTCCAAGGCGGCCCAGGCCCTGGTCACCTTCCTCGCCTCCCCGGACGCGGCGACGATCCAGGCGAAGCTCGGCGGCTATCTCTCGCCGAACAAGAGCGTGCCGATCTCGGCGTATCCGAACGAGGTGCAGCAGAAGATCGCCAAGGCGCTGATCGCGTCCGGTGACGACTTCCGCTTCGACATGTCCGACCAGGCCCCGCAGGCCTTCGGCGGCACCCCGGGCAAGGGCGAGTGGAAGGATCTCCAGGACTTCCTGCGCAACCCGTCGGACGTCGCGGGCACCCAGGCGAAGCTGGAGAGGGACGCGGCGGCGGCGTACGGAAGCGGGAGCTGA
- a CDS encoding serine/threonine-protein kinase, giving the protein MARKIGSRYTANQILGRGSAGTVWLGEGPDGPVAIKMLREDLASDQELVGRFVQERTALLGLEHPHIVTVRDLVVDGNDLALVMDLVRGTDLRTRLDRERRLAPEAAVAIVADVADALAAAHAAGVVHRDVKPENVLLDMQGPLGPGGSHPALLTDFGVAKLIDSPRRTKATKIIGTPDYLAPEIVEGLPPRASVDIYALATVLYELLAGFTPFGGGHPGAVLRRHVTETVVPLPGIPEELWQLLVQCLAKAPASRLRASELAARLREQLPSLTGMPPLDVDEPDQTEEPAQEPAAEPAEPVRRRGAVSLVPGAKPDSNRDTHTSMRVPGPDELAGGAHGTARAPRATGAPRPGSARHRAVVRRRRVTLGVAGAVLAAVVGVGAYVASSGGDDKPAQDTHSTSAP; this is encoded by the coding sequence TTGGCACGGAAGATCGGCAGCCGGTACACCGCGAACCAGATCCTGGGTCGGGGCAGCGCCGGCACGGTGTGGCTGGGCGAGGGGCCGGACGGGCCCGTCGCCATCAAGATGCTGCGCGAGGACCTCGCCTCCGACCAGGAGCTCGTCGGACGCTTCGTCCAGGAGCGCACCGCGCTGCTCGGCCTGGAGCATCCGCACATCGTCACCGTGCGCGACCTCGTGGTCGACGGCAACGACCTGGCCCTGGTCATGGACCTGGTGCGCGGCACCGATCTGCGCACCCGGCTGGACCGCGAGCGCCGGCTCGCCCCGGAGGCGGCCGTGGCGATCGTCGCCGACGTCGCCGACGCGCTCGCGGCGGCCCACGCGGCCGGTGTCGTCCACCGGGACGTCAAGCCCGAGAACGTGCTCCTCGACATGCAGGGCCCGCTCGGCCCCGGCGGCTCCCACCCGGCGCTGCTCACCGACTTCGGCGTCGCCAAGCTGATCGATTCGCCGAGACGGACGAAGGCCACGAAGATCATCGGCACCCCGGACTATCTGGCCCCGGAGATCGTCGAGGGCCTGCCCCCGCGCGCATCCGTCGACATCTACGCCCTCGCGACGGTCCTGTACGAGCTGCTGGCGGGCTTCACCCCGTTCGGCGGAGGCCACCCCGGCGCGGTCCTCCGCCGCCACGTCACGGAGACGGTCGTTCCCCTCCCCGGCATCCCCGAGGAGCTGTGGCAGCTGCTGGTGCAGTGCCTGGCCAAGGCGCCCGCCTCCCGGCTGCGCGCCTCGGAGCTGGCGGCGCGGCTGCGCGAGCAGCTGCCGTCGCTCACCGGGATGCCGCCGCTGGACGTGGACGAGCCGGACCAGACCGAGGAGCCCGCGCAGGAGCCGGCGGCCGAGCCCGCCGAGCCGGTACGGCGCCGGGGCGCGGTGTCGCTGGTTCCGGGCGCCAAGCCGGACTCCAACCGGGACACCCACACCTCGATGCGGGTGCCGGGGCCGGACGAGCTGGCGGGCGGCGCGCACGGCACCGCGCGCGCTCCCCGGGCCACCGGTGCGCCCCGGCCGGGCTCGGCGAGGCACCGGGCGGTGGTCCGGCGGCGCAGGGTGACTCTGGGAGTGGCCGGGGCGGTGCTGGCGGCCGTCGTGGGCGTCGGCGCGTACGTGGCGTCTTCCGGCGGCGACGACAAGCCGGCCCAGGACACCCACAGCACATCGGCACCCTGA
- a CDS encoding serine/threonine-protein kinase has translation MRPVGSKYLLEEPLGRGATGTVWRARQRETAGAEAAVAGQPGETLAIKVLKEELASDPDIVMRFLRERSVLLRLTHPNIVRVRDLVVEGDLLALVMDLVDGPDLHRYLREYGPLTPVAAALMTAQIADALAASHADGVVHRDLKPANVLLAQYNGQMHPMLTDFGIARLADSPGLTRTSEFVGTPAYVAPESAEGRPQTSAVDIYGAGILLYELVTGRPPFSGSTALEVLHQHLSAEPRRPSTVPDPLWTVIERCLRKNPDERPSAESLARGLRVVAEGIGVHANAAQIAAAEGVGALLAPDPAPTAVPGVPGAADPTQVLPTNAPQPSYDPSAATSVLPHTGGPAGAADPTAVLPNTGAADPTALLPNTGPQGQQPEQPHPWQTQLRAARDRNEQTQVQYLAPEDDPLRHRPQRQVARPQQQPRPAPQPRTQQPQPRGRQQGYQQGYGYAPQQQPQQYAPPQQPQQPQQPQRPAREPREPRAPRQRSANPMKIPGLGCLKGCLFTLVILVVASWLIYELTPLHTWIGQGRSYWHEVSHWVGQVSSWVKDLGGSSGN, from the coding sequence GTGCGGCCAGTCGGCAGCAAGTACCTGCTTGAGGAGCCGCTCGGACGCGGCGCCACAGGCACCGTCTGGCGTGCCCGCCAGCGTGAGACCGCGGGCGCCGAGGCGGCCGTGGCCGGCCAGCCCGGAGAGACGCTCGCGATCAAGGTCCTCAAGGAGGAGCTGGCGAGCGACCCGGACATCGTGATGCGCTTCCTGCGCGAGCGCTCCGTACTGCTCCGGCTCACCCACCCCAACATCGTCCGGGTCCGCGACCTGGTCGTCGAGGGCGATCTGCTGGCGCTGGTCATGGATCTCGTCGACGGCCCCGACCTGCACCGCTATCTGCGCGAGTACGGCCCGCTCACCCCGGTCGCCGCCGCCCTGATGACGGCCCAGATCGCCGACGCCCTCGCCGCGAGCCACGCCGACGGGGTCGTCCACCGCGACCTGAAGCCCGCCAACGTGCTGCTCGCGCAGTACAACGGCCAGATGCACCCGATGCTGACCGACTTCGGCATCGCCCGCCTCGCCGACTCCCCGGGCCTGACCCGCACCAGCGAGTTCGTCGGCACGCCGGCGTACGTGGCGCCGGAGTCCGCCGAGGGCCGCCCGCAGACCTCCGCGGTCGACATCTACGGCGCCGGCATCCTGCTGTACGAGCTGGTCACCGGCCGCCCGCCGTTCTCCGGCAGCACAGCCCTGGAAGTCCTGCACCAGCACCTGAGCGCCGAGCCGCGCCGCCCCTCCACCGTGCCGGACCCGCTGTGGACGGTCATAGAGCGCTGCCTGCGCAAGAACCCCGACGAGCGGCCGAGCGCCGAGAGCCTCGCGCGCGGGCTGCGCGTCGTCGCCGAGGGCATCGGCGTGCACGCGAACGCCGCGCAGATCGCCGCCGCCGAGGGCGTGGGCGCGCTGCTCGCCCCCGACCCGGCCCCGACGGCCGTACCGGGCGTGCCCGGCGCCGCCGACCCCACCCAGGTGCTGCCGACGAACGCGCCGCAGCCGTCGTACGACCCGAGCGCGGCGACGAGCGTGCTGCCGCACACCGGCGGCCCGGCCGGCGCCGCCGACCCCACCGCCGTACTGCCGAACACGGGCGCCGCCGACCCGACGGCGCTCCTGCCCAACACCGGCCCGCAGGGGCAGCAGCCCGAGCAGCCGCACCCCTGGCAGACCCAGCTGCGCGCGGCCCGCGACCGCAACGAGCAGACGCAGGTCCAGTACCTGGCCCCGGAGGACGACCCGCTGCGCCACCGCCCGCAGCGCCAGGTCGCCCGCCCCCAGCAGCAGCCGCGCCCGGCCCCGCAGCCCCGCACCCAGCAGCCGCAGCCGCGCGGCCGGCAGCAGGGCTACCAGCAGGGGTACGGCTACGCGCCGCAGCAGCAGCCCCAGCAGTACGCCCCGCCGCAGCAACCGCAACAGCCCCAGCAGCCGCAGCGTCCCGCGCGTGAGCCGCGCGAGCCGCGTGCGCCCCGGCAGCGCAGCGCCAACCCGATGAAGATTCCGGGGCTCGGCTGCCTGAAGGGCTGTCTGTTCACGCTCGTCATCCTGGTCGTGGCGAGCTGGCTGATCTACGAGCTGACCCCGCTGCACACCTGGATCGGCCAGGGCCGCAGCTACTGGCACGAGGTGAGCCACTGGGTCGGCCAGGTCAGCAGCTGGGTCAAGGATCTGGGCGGCTCCTCGGGCAACTGA
- a CDS encoding FHA domain-containing protein: protein MQIRLTVVDPLGPSPQRGRAASRDVLVTAPTGTDLAAVASALAGAVTGEGRDTGGAAVVLYAGADRLDPRRCTLGEPPLIDGAVLSLGAPAAPEPHPELDDAPTQLHVVAGPDAGGVHLLHGGRISVGRSADADVPLDDPDVSRLHCAVTVGTDGRVSVADLGSTNGTTLDGVRVGERPVRVPAGGLLRIGESALRVTPAGGPGARVRGVPDGEGCVRVGLAGGSGDRPSTGSGFPPAPPVRVSSPGGAGGPGGGQAPAAGVGVGAGTGLGAGVGAGTGLGAGGLPGAGGASGAGRPGGGRAASAGGDTASGAGGPGSAGAGGLSGAGGASAGGGPGSAGAGALSGAGGSGRGGGTSADAGARSGGGGAGRGQASAAAGGVSGGGPRGSGTTAGAGGFGAGQGSSAGGFDGGQEHQRAESALVPGQGGAPRIESASGAGSRTGAGTSGDTHAGRFGVGGDLPQGARRRGLGRWARRLAGGRSEQTGGEESYGAQVTRSPGAVPAAGAPPQPEAWPDPAALLLTALGPGPRLWERGPGHPEALTVRLGTADRSAPDGSGLVPAVPVTAALREAGSLGLAGPRPRLSGLARAVLAQLAALHSPDLLEIVLISADRSRPVAERTAEWSWLGWLPHVRPGHGQDCRLLLAYDREQAAARTEELLRRLDDHAATARTTAHPTGTPAPGTGVPSSAATPGTLPNALAQGSLPGTRAAAGTAAVPGGSATPGTTSRPTAAGTPAAPAWDTAPETQGFTASGSSSDAPGRSAHGSPAGSRDLSDHAPADRRMPGNSTPGLLPAQPTASGHPGTPAQGAVSGHSGAPAHGHAPDASAGAPTQGTAAGHPTTPTASTHGTYSTATPHHPPADPTGPTGRIPQPAADSARTRRPSWAKDTAEAPGTGGFTGPYTIVVVDGDPGGAALQEALARLAVAGPRVGVHVVSLAETETASAGSAVAVAYEAACAVTPTFRHCGAVALLGGDVATGLHVMRVAPSGPVGPGVLAGVDAVSGAWAERFARALAPLRPDGPVAGSHARVATPLPQSARLLDELGLARATPASLMARWADAADDTQALGGRARAVLGAGPRGPLTADLVADGPHLLIEGPAGSGRTELLRAVVASLAAAERPDRLGIVLIDGRDGVGTGAGRGEGLRVCTDIPHVTTHLIANDPVRMREFAQSLAAELKRRAELLGRSDFAEWHAGRALSGRIVAQRTSSSAATSASASSGDIEAPPSSTLRLRPGAAARQRAEAIPPLPRLVVVVDDLDALVTPALGSPGRPAAGSVMRALEAVAREGARLGVHLVAAAGTGGRTAETEPARRATLRVALVAPASGPDEPAPGRGQLAYADGRVTGFQAGRVTGRIPRTATQRPTVVPLDWARMGDPPARRPVRELGNGPTDLALLASAVERAAREVSAARVPSLL, encoded by the coding sequence ATGCAGATCCGGCTGACCGTCGTAGACCCGCTGGGCCCGTCCCCGCAGCGGGGTCGCGCCGCGAGCCGCGACGTGCTGGTCACGGCGCCCACGGGCACGGACCTGGCCGCGGTCGCGTCCGCGCTGGCCGGGGCGGTCACCGGGGAGGGCCGGGACACCGGTGGCGCGGCCGTCGTCCTCTACGCCGGCGCCGACCGTCTGGACCCGCGCCGCTGCACCCTCGGCGAGCCCCCGCTGATCGACGGCGCCGTGCTCTCCCTGGGCGCCCCCGCGGCCCCCGAGCCGCATCCCGAGCTGGACGACGCGCCGACCCAGCTGCACGTCGTCGCGGGGCCGGACGCGGGCGGGGTCCATCTGCTGCACGGCGGCCGGATCAGCGTGGGCCGCTCCGCCGACGCGGACGTGCCGCTGGACGACCCCGACGTCTCCCGGCTGCACTGCGCGGTCACGGTCGGCACCGACGGCCGCGTCTCGGTCGCCGACCTGGGCTCCACGAACGGTACGACGCTCGACGGCGTGCGGGTCGGGGAGCGGCCGGTGCGGGTCCCTGCCGGGGGGCTGCTGCGGATCGGTGAGTCCGCGCTGCGGGTGACGCCGGCCGGGGGGCCGGGGGCGCGGGTGCGGGGGGTGCCGGACGGGGAGGGGTGCGTTCGGGTCGGCCTGGCCGGGGGGTCCGGGGACCGGCCTTCGACCGGCTCCGGTTTCCCACCCGCACCACCCGTGCGGGTTTCGTCGCCGGGTGGTGCGGGCGGCCCCGGTGGGGGGCAAGCGCCGGCGGCGGGTGTGGGTGTGGGCGCTGGTACGGGTCTGGGTGCAGGTGTGGGCGCTGGTACGGGTCTGGGTGCGGGTGGTTTGCCGGGTGCCGGTGGGGCGTCGGGTGCGGGGCGGCCTGGTGGGGGTCGAGCGGCTTCGGCGGGGGGCGATACGGCGTCGGGTGCTGGTGGGCCTGGTTCGGCGGGTGCGGGCGGTCTTTCGGGTGCCGGTGGGGCGTCGGCCGGGGGTGGCCCTGGTTCGGCGGGTGCGGGTGCCTTGTCGGGTGCCGGTGGGTCTGGTCGGGGTGGAGGGACTTCGGCGGATGCGGGTGCGCGGTCGGGGGGCGGGGGCGCTGGTCGGGGGCAAGCGTCGGCGGCTGCCGGTGGGGTGTCCGGTGGTGGCCCTCGTGGGAGTGGAACGACGGCTGGTGCCGGTGGCTTCGGTGCGGGGCAAGGGTCGTCCGCGGGTGGCTTCGACGGGGGTCAGGAGCATCAGCGGGCGGAGTCGGCTCTCGTGCCCGGGCAAGGTGGGGCGCCGCGGATCGAGAGCGCGTCCGGTGCGGGATCTCGTACCGGTGCCGGTACCAGTGGGGACACGCACGCGGGGCGGTTCGGAGTCGGCGGCGATCTGCCGCAGGGTGCCCGGCGGCGCGGCCTCGGAAGGTGGGCGCGACGGCTGGCCGGCGGGCGGTCGGAGCAGACCGGCGGCGAGGAGTCGTACGGCGCCCAGGTGACCCGCTCCCCCGGTGCCGTTCCGGCGGCCGGTGCCCCGCCGCAGCCCGAGGCCTGGCCGGATCCCGCCGCCCTGCTGCTGACGGCACTGGGCCCCGGACCCCGGCTGTGGGAGCGCGGGCCGGGACACCCGGAGGCGCTGACCGTGCGACTCGGCACGGCCGACCGGAGCGCGCCGGACGGCTCGGGTCTGGTTCCCGCCGTGCCGGTGACGGCGGCGCTGCGCGAGGCGGGCTCGCTGGGCCTGGCCGGCCCGCGCCCCCGGCTGTCCGGGCTGGCCCGCGCGGTGCTGGCCCAGCTCGCCGCGCTGCACTCCCCCGACCTGCTGGAGATCGTGCTGATCAGCGCCGACCGCTCCCGCCCGGTGGCGGAGCGCACCGCCGAGTGGTCCTGGCTGGGCTGGCTCCCCCATGTCCGGCCCGGCCACGGCCAGGACTGCCGCCTGCTGCTGGCCTACGACCGCGAACAGGCGGCGGCCCGCACGGAGGAACTGCTCCGCCGGCTGGACGACCACGCGGCGACGGCCAGAACCACGGCCCACCCCACCGGCACCCCGGCGCCCGGCACCGGCGTACCGTCCAGCGCGGCCACGCCCGGCACCCTCCCGAACGCCCTCGCCCAAGGCTCGCTCCCGGGCACCCGCGCCGCAGCCGGCACCGCAGCCGTGCCGGGCGGCTCCGCCACGCCCGGCACCACGAGCCGCCCCACCGCGGCCGGCACGCCTGCCGCCCCTGCCTGGGACACCGCGCCGGAGACGCAAGGCTTCACCGCCTCCGGGTCGTCCTCGGACGCGCCGGGCCGGTCCGCCCACGGCTCACCCGCCGGATCCCGTGACCTGTCGGACCACGCCCCGGCCGACCGCCGTATGCCGGGCAACTCCACACCCGGCCTGCTGCCCGCACAGCCCACAGCCTCCGGCCACCCGGGCACACCCGCCCAGGGAGCGGTATCCGGCCACTCCGGCGCTCCCGCACACGGACACGCCCCGGATGCCTCGGCCGGCGCACCCACCCAGGGAACCGCCGCCGGACACCCCACTACCCCGACCGCCTCCACCCACGGCACGTACTCCACTGCCACCCCCCACCACCCCCCGGCCGACCCCACCGGCCCCACCGGACGCATCCCCCAGCCCGCGGCCGACTCGGCCCGCACCCGTCGCCCCTCCTGGGCCAAGGACACCGCCGAAGCCCCGGGCACCGGTGGCTTCACCGGGCCCTACACGATCGTCGTCGTGGACGGTGATCCCGGCGGAGCCGCCCTGCAGGAGGCTCTCGCGCGGCTCGCCGTGGCCGGGCCGCGGGTCGGGGTGCATGTCGTGTCTCTCGCCGAGACCGAGACCGCGTCGGCCGGCTCCGCCGTGGCGGTGGCGTACGAGGCCGCCTGCGCGGTGACGCCGACGTTCCGGCACTGCGGTGCCGTGGCGCTGCTCGGCGGGGATGTCGCCACCGGGCTGCATGTGATGCGGGTGGCGCCCAGCGGGCCCGTCGGACCCGGTGTACTCGCGGGCGTGGACGCGGTGTCCGGCGCCTGGGCGGAGCGGTTCGCGCGGGCGCTGGCGCCGCTGCGGCCGGACGGCCCGGTCGCCGGGTCGCACGCGCGCGTGGCCACGCCGTTGCCCCAGTCGGCCCGGCTGCTGGACGAGTTGGGGCTGGCCCGGGCCACCCCGGCGTCGCTGATGGCGCGCTGGGCGGACGCGGCGGACGACACCCAGGCGCTCGGCGGCCGGGCGCGTGCGGTGCTCGGTGCCGGACCGCGCGGGCCACTCACCGCCGACCTGGTGGCCGACGGGCCCCATCTGCTGATCGAGGGACCGGCCGGCAGCGGCCGTACGGAGCTGCTGCGGGCGGTGGTGGCCTCGCTGGCCGCCGCCGAGCGGCCGGACCGGCTCGGCATCGTGCTGATCGACGGGCGGGACGGGGTCGGGACGGGCGCCGGACGCGGTGAGGGGCTGCGGGTGTGTACCGACATACCGCACGTGACCACCCACCTCATCGCCAACGACCCCGTACGGATGCGGGAGTTCGCCCAGTCGCTGGCCGCCGAGCTGAAGCGGCGCGCGGAGCTGCTGGGCCGGTCGGACTTCGCCGAGTGGCATGCGGGACGCGCGCTGTCGGGCCGTATCGTCGCGCAGCGCACGTCCTCCTCCGCCGCCACCTCTGCCTCCGCCTCCTCGGGGGACATAGAGGCGCCGCCCAGTTCCACCCTTCGGCTGCGGCCGGGCGCCGCAGCGCGTCAACGGGCCGAGGCCATACCGCCGTTGCCCCGGCTCGTGGTGGTCGTCGACGATCTGGACGCGCTGGTCACGCCCGCGCTCGGCTCGCCCGGCCGGCCCGCCGCGGGCTCGGTGATGCGGGCGCTGGAGGCGGTGGCCCGGGAGGGTGCGCGGCTCGGCGTGCATCTGGTGGCGGCGGCCGGGACGGGGGGTCGTACGGCGGAGACGGAGCCCGCGCGCCGGGCCACGCTGCGGGTCGCGCTGGTCGCCCCGGCGTCCGGGCCGGACGAACCGGCTCCGGGGCGCGGACAGTTGGCGTACGCGGACGGCCGGGTCACCGGTTTCCAGGCGGGCCGGGTGACGGGCCGTATCCCGCGGACCGCGACCCAGCGGCCGACGGTCGTGCCGCTGGACTGGGCACGGATGGGCGACCCGCCGGCCCGCCGGCCGGTGCGGGAGCTGGGCAACGGTCCGACCGACCTGGCCCTGCTGGCGAGCGCGGTGGAGCGGGCGGCCCGGGAGGTGTCGGCGGCACGGGTGCCGTCCCTCCTCTGA
- a CDS encoding carbohydrate ABC transporter permease translates to MASAATAGAPPGPAAPRGRKSRQSVTGTRRAVAALFLLPALVLLGALVVYPIGYSLVRSFVGNSGHGFAGVDNYRTLFTDDGIRTAFKNNVIWVVFAPTVSTALGLIFAVLTEKVRWGTAFKLVVFMPMAISMLAAGIIFRLVYDQDPHKGVANAVWVGVHDTFAQSSAFPKAHPGRESPLVAQNGGFVTKATVHAGQPVALPLVGVAPDQMPDGAKQAVAAKPEPGKVTGTTWQDFTRGKGVGRLGVPDPSEQGYAGMRIEAVKDGTVVASTKAAGDGTFTLPASADGARLRLPASNFREPYNGVSWLGPTLVTPAIIGAYVWMWAGFAMVLIAAGLAGVPRELLEAARVDGASEWQVFRKITVPLLAPVLAVVTVTLMINVLKVFDLVYIIAPGSSQADANVLALELYRKGFAEDQPGVASAIAVLLLVLVIPVMAFNIRRLRREREVRR, encoded by the coding sequence ATGGCGTCGGCAGCGACGGCGGGCGCCCCACCGGGCCCCGCCGCACCCCGCGGTCGCAAGAGCCGTCAGAGCGTGACCGGCACCCGCAGGGCGGTGGCAGCGCTGTTCCTGCTGCCGGCCCTGGTGCTGCTCGGCGCGCTCGTGGTCTACCCGATCGGGTACTCGCTCGTCCGCAGCTTCGTGGGCAACTCCGGCCACGGTTTCGCCGGAGTCGACAACTACCGGACCCTCTTCACGGACGACGGCATCCGCACCGCCTTCAAGAACAACGTCATCTGGGTGGTGTTCGCGCCCACGGTCTCCACCGCGCTCGGACTGATCTTCGCGGTGCTGACCGAGAAGGTGCGCTGGGGAACGGCGTTCAAGCTGGTCGTCTTCATGCCGATGGCGATCTCGATGCTGGCGGCCGGGATCATCTTCCGGCTGGTGTACGACCAGGATCCGCACAAGGGCGTCGCGAACGCGGTGTGGGTGGGCGTGCACGACACCTTCGCCCAGTCCTCGGCGTTCCCGAAGGCCCACCCCGGCCGTGAGTCGCCGCTCGTCGCGCAGAACGGAGGCTTCGTCACCAAGGCCACCGTCCACGCCGGACAGCCGGTCGCCCTCCCCCTGGTCGGCGTCGCGCCCGACCAGATGCCGGACGGCGCCAAGCAGGCCGTGGCGGCCAAGCCGGAGCCGGGGAAGGTCACCGGCACCACCTGGCAGGACTTCACCCGCGGCAAGGGCGTCGGACGGCTCGGCGTGCCCGATCCGTCCGAGCAGGGGTACGCCGGGATGCGGATCGAGGCGGTGAAGGACGGCACGGTGGTCGCCTCCACCAAGGCGGCCGGTGACGGCACCTTCACCCTGCCCGCGTCCGCCGACGGGGCCCGGCTGCGACTGCCGGCGAGCAACTTCAGGGAGCCGTACAACGGGGTGTCGTGGCTCGGGCCGACGCTGGTCACCCCGGCGATCATCGGGGCGTACGTGTGGATGTGGGCCGGCTTCGCGATGGTGCTGATCGCGGCCGGGCTCGCGGGTGTGCCCCGGGAGCTGCTGGAGGCCGCGCGGGTGGACGGCGCGAGCGAGTGGCAGGTGTTCCGCAAGATCACCGTGCCGCTGCTGGCACCGGTCCTCGCGGTCGTCACCGTCACCCTGATGATCAATGTGCTGAAGGTGTTCGACCTCGTCTACATCATCGCCCCGGGCTCCTCCCAGGCCGACGCGAACGTGCTCGCCCTGGAGCTGTACCGCAAGGGCTTCGCGGAGGACCAGCCGGGCGTCGCGAGCGCGATCGCGGTGCTGCTGCTGGTGCTGGTGATCCCAGTGATGGCGTTCAACATTCGTCGGCTGCGGCGGGAGCGGGAGGTGCGGCGATGA